Proteins encoded by one window of Vitis riparia cultivar Riparia Gloire de Montpellier isolate 1030 chromosome 11, EGFV_Vit.rip_1.0, whole genome shotgun sequence:
- the LOC117924956 gene encoding uncharacterized protein LOC117924956, producing the protein MPKYGPAFGMATNSSSSTSDIIISSSSSSHQMETSHLPITAHKLNGQNYLQWSQSILMFIRGKEKDDYITGASVAPETTASTYKKWIAENNMVMSWLVNSMTPDIGENFLSFDTAKEIWDIAKETFSDKENTSEIIQIEGILHDLRQGNLTVTEYFNTLTRLWRQLDTFEVHNWNCVTDSLLYKKIVEGKRVFKFLLGLNKNLDEIRGRIMGVKPLPSLREAFSEVRREESRKNLMMGSHQQLNMAESSALKIQFAPFDNRQKIKGGRPWCDHCRKPGHSRETCWKIHGKPVDWKPRQPLEKEGRGNHVATDEQSPQPEASPFNKEQMEMLQKLLSPLLSVQSQTGSSSNQLIGSGTLAHKGFGFGEDDWQC; encoded by the exons ATGCCTAAATACGGTCCAGCCTTTGGAATGGCTACCAACTCATCATCCTCTACTTCTGATATCATCATCTCATCGTCTTCATCCTCTCATCAGATGGAAACCTCTCATCTGCCAATCACAGCCCATAAACTGAATGggcaaaattatttgcaatggtctcaatccatattaatgtttatacggggaaaggagaaagatgactacatcACCGGAGCTTCGGTGGCACCAGAAACCACAGCATCAACCTACAAGAAGTGGATAGCAGAAAATAATATGGTCATGTCCTGGCTAGTCAACTCTATGACCCCTGacattggtgaaaattttctgtCATTTGATACTGCCAAAGAAATTTGGGACATTGCAAAAGAAACTTTCTCAGACAAGGAAAACACATCTGAAATCATCCAGATTGAAGGCATCCTCCACGATTTGCGTCAAGGAAACCTTACGGTAACTGAATATTTCAATACTCTTACTCGTCTATGGCGTCAACTTGATACGTTTGAGGTTCATAACTGGAATTGTGTTACAGATAGTTTGTTGTATAAAAAGATTGTCGAAGGGAAACgtgtgtttaaatttttgttaggtttgaaCAAAAATCTTGATGAAATCAGAGGAAGAATCATGGGAGTAAAACCTCTACCTAGCCTCAGAGAGGCATTCTCTGAAGTGCGTCGCGAAGAAAGTCggaaaaatctcatgatggGATCCCATCAACAACTGAATATGGCAGAAAGCTCGGCTCTTAAGATTCAATTCGCTCCTTTTGACAACcgtcaaaaaattaaaggaggtaGACCTTGGTGTGATCATTGCAGAAAGCCGGGACACTCAAGAGAAACTTGCTGGAAGATTCATGGAAAGCCAGTAGATTGGAAGCCACGTCAACCACTTGAGAAAGAAGGACGAGGCAATCATGTGGCTACCGATGAACAATCGCCACAACCTGAAGCTAGCCCTTTTAATAAGGAGCAAATGGAGATGCTTCAGAAACTACTGTCTCCTCTTTTGTCAGTACAGTCACAAACTGGCTCATCTTCCAACCAGCTCATTGGTTCCGGAACCTTGGCtcacaaag GATTTGGattcggggaagacgattggcaatgctga